Proteins encoded together in one Neobacillus sp. FSL H8-0543 window:
- a CDS encoding DUF438 domain-containing protein — protein MSEIINNREQVTTNNTERKEILRQIFKDLHNGKNIDEVKAHFNALIGKITIDEISQLQHDEMEAGDLSIAEMQRIYHSHNELFKGSIEVMDHIQKLEDQPGHPVHTFKLENRELDKLVTEKLQVHLDLFVQEDTSENVYKLIEDINLLLDIDKHFSRKENLIFPYLEKYGIYGPTTNMWRIDDFIRDAIKDAKQKLTTYKGDKHPVIEVITFIIREVTGMIYKEENILFPMALKNLTEDEWVKIANESDEIGFCLTGPAEEWRPGRKAIDEKAISEGYIKMETGILSLKQLELFLNHLPVDITFIDQDDVVRYFSHGKERIFARTKAVIGRTVQNCHPPRSVHVVEELLADFKAGRKETEDFYIKFRDKYVYIRYFAVRDENGQYVGTLEFTQNIDPIQAIEGEKRILT, from the coding sequence ATGAGCGAAATCATTAATAACCGAGAACAAGTAACGACTAATAATACTGAACGGAAAGAAATACTTAGACAAATTTTTAAAGATCTCCATAACGGCAAGAATATTGATGAGGTAAAAGCCCACTTTAACGCATTAATCGGTAAAATAACAATTGATGAAATATCTCAGCTTCAACATGATGAGATGGAAGCAGGGGATCTTTCGATAGCTGAAATGCAGCGCATTTATCATTCGCACAATGAACTTTTTAAAGGTTCGATTGAAGTAATGGATCATATCCAAAAGCTTGAAGATCAACCAGGGCACCCGGTTCATACATTTAAACTTGAAAATAGAGAACTTGATAAGCTAGTTACAGAGAAGCTTCAAGTCCACCTGGACCTATTTGTACAGGAAGACACAAGTGAGAATGTGTACAAGCTTATTGAAGATATAAATCTGCTATTAGACATTGATAAACATTTTAGCCGTAAAGAGAATCTAATCTTCCCATACCTAGAAAAGTATGGTATATATGGCCCGACAACTAATATGTGGCGCATCGACGACTTTATTCGCGATGCAATTAAAGATGCAAAACAAAAATTAACAACTTATAAGGGTGATAAACACCCAGTTATCGAAGTGATTACTTTCATCATTCGTGAAGTAACCGGAATGATTTACAAGGAAGAAAATATTCTTTTCCCAATGGCTCTAAAGAATCTAACTGAAGATGAATGGGTGAAAATTGCCAATGAAAGTGATGAAATTGGCTTTTGTCTGACGGGTCCTGCTGAAGAGTGGAGACCAGGCAGAAAGGCAATTGATGAGAAAGCCATCTCTGAAGGATATATTAAGATGGAAACAGGAATTTTATCATTAAAACAACTTGAATTATTTTTAAACCATTTACCTGTTGATATCACATTTATTGATCAAGATGATGTTGTCCGCTACTTCTCTCATGGAAAGGAAAGAATCTTTGCCCGAACGAAAGCGGTAATTGGCCGCACCGTTCAAAACTGCCATCCGCCTAGAAGTGTCCATGTTGTTGAAGAATTATTGGCTGACTTTAAAGCTGGCAGAAAGGAAACCGAAGATTTCTATATCAAGTTCCGTGATAAATATGTATATATCCGTTATTTCGCTGTCCGTGATGAGAATGGACAATACGTAGGAACACTAGAGTTTACCCAAAATATAGACCCGATTCAAGCGATTGAAGGGGAAAAGCGTATATTAACTTAA
- a CDS encoding CBASS cGAMP-activated phospholipase, with protein MKILCIDGGGIRGVFAIEILQAMEEEFQQPIGDLFDVVAGTSTGAIIAAAVSLNKKMDEIQESYKVYSSKIFKPQAKLGLFKTVYSDRHLRLLLKKAFGELTLDDIKKPLLIPAVDITHGKPFIHRSNFGHHENTDLSIKIWDAVLSSCSAPVYFPPNNVENRYLSIDGGLWANNPSLVCLTEAIYGFETGLEDIKILSVGTGLQKIDFTNVNGEHWGVRKWLPFHFPSMRITPKLLDLALHLSSESVSYHCQLLLKEHYLRINEELGEEIPFDDVNFIEQLSELGRKVYKKRRAEIIKFIEQ; from the coding sequence ATGAAAATATTATGCATTGATGGCGGCGGAATTCGAGGTGTTTTTGCGATAGAGATCTTACAAGCAATGGAAGAGGAATTCCAGCAACCGATTGGTGACTTATTTGATGTGGTTGCTGGGACAAGTACAGGTGCAATTATAGCTGCTGCCGTGTCTTTGAATAAAAAGATGGATGAGATACAAGAAAGTTACAAAGTCTATAGCTCAAAAATTTTTAAGCCACAGGCAAAGCTTGGCCTATTTAAGACTGTATATAGTGACCGCCATTTACGCTTATTATTAAAAAAGGCATTTGGAGAATTAACACTTGATGATATAAAAAAACCGCTACTTATTCCAGCAGTGGATATTACCCATGGAAAACCATTTATACATCGTTCAAATTTCGGGCATCATGAGAATACTGATTTATCGATTAAAATTTGGGATGCAGTACTTTCTTCCTGCTCAGCACCTGTCTATTTTCCGCCTAACAATGTTGAGAATCGCTATTTATCCATTGATGGTGGATTATGGGCTAATAACCCTTCTTTAGTTTGCCTTACGGAAGCCATCTATGGATTCGAAACAGGTTTGGAAGATATTAAAATACTATCGGTCGGGACAGGATTGCAAAAAATTGATTTTACCAACGTTAATGGAGAACACTGGGGTGTAAGAAAGTGGCTTCCATTTCATTTCCCATCGATGAGAATCACTCCAAAACTTCTCGATTTAGCTCTTCATTTATCATCGGAGTCGGTCTCTTATCATTGTCAACTTCTTCTAAAGGAGCATTACCTTCGAATCAATGAGGAATTAGGTGAAGAAATTCCTTTTGATGATGTGAACTTTATCGAACAACTCAGTGAATTAGGGAGAAAGGTTTACAAAAAGCGGCGAGCTGAGATTATTAAATTTATAGAACAATAA
- a CDS encoding UDP-N-acetylmuramoyl-L-alanyl-D-glutamate--2,6-diaminopimelate ligase, translating to MKITLHKLLEQVGLVCDVSIEVYGIQSDSRKVNHGDLFVAVPGFESDGHHFIKSAIDRGAVAIIGERVITDQIPTPYYHVDNTREVLFTLTNFFYQMPQNKHKMIGITGTNGKTTTAYLIHEILSYNGKTSSLLGTVVYSLNGVEHQSTLTTPDTISIQKILHESNDEYVVMEVSSHGLDQYRVAGSMFDYALFTNLSHEHLDYHSNLEDYYLAKKKLFQYLKKDGKAIIGAYNPWGERLNAELAEELIPAIPYCHKEVKGPISIKSMVTAPKAQVVLEDHGNEFTLQLNIVGKHNIYNVLGSYFCARELGFLPEEIIPPLQAFNGVPGRFEIINLPNNSKAIVDYAHTPDGLYHALSTAKECIEQDVYHVFGFRGKRDISKREAMVKISQRLAKQVFLTLDDLNGVEKETMLDDLRKLSNEYPNVAVIDDRTLAIRHALKFLDNGDGLIVTGKGSEKYKDDYKFPSATDKETILQAAAEIN from the coding sequence ATGAAGATTACTTTACATAAATTGCTTGAGCAAGTTGGCTTGGTTTGTGATGTAAGTATTGAAGTATATGGAATCCAGTCAGATTCCAGAAAAGTTAATCATGGAGATCTTTTTGTTGCAGTTCCAGGTTTTGAATCTGACGGGCATCACTTTATAAAATCAGCGATTGATCGTGGAGCTGTTGCTATTATTGGGGAGAGAGTTATCACAGATCAAATTCCCACTCCCTACTATCATGTGGATAACACAAGAGAAGTGTTATTTACGCTAACCAACTTTTTTTATCAAATGCCTCAAAACAAACACAAAATGATTGGTATAACTGGAACAAATGGAAAAACAACCACCGCTTATTTAATACATGAAATATTGTCCTATAACGGGAAAACTTCATCATTATTAGGAACCGTTGTTTACAGCTTAAACGGCGTCGAGCACCAATCTACATTAACCACTCCTGATACCATTTCTATTCAAAAAATATTGCATGAAAGTAATGATGAATATGTAGTTATGGAGGTATCTTCACATGGATTGGACCAGTACCGTGTGGCCGGTTCGATGTTTGACTATGCGTTATTCACAAACCTGAGTCATGAACATCTGGATTATCATTCAAATTTAGAGGATTATTATTTAGCGAAGAAAAAGCTCTTTCAATACTTAAAAAAAGACGGGAAAGCAATCATTGGTGCTTACAATCCATGGGGTGAACGGTTAAACGCAGAACTTGCAGAAGAGTTGATACCTGCAATCCCCTATTGTCATAAGGAGGTAAAAGGGCCAATTTCAATAAAAAGCATGGTTACTGCTCCAAAAGCACAAGTTGTCCTTGAGGACCACGGAAATGAATTTACTCTTCAATTAAATATCGTTGGCAAGCATAATATTTATAATGTGCTTGGCAGTTATTTCTGTGCGAGAGAATTAGGGTTCTTACCAGAGGAAATCATCCCTCCCTTACAGGCCTTCAATGGAGTGCCTGGCCGATTTGAAATAATCAACCTTCCCAATAACTCGAAGGCCATTGTGGATTATGCCCATACACCTGATGGACTGTATCATGCATTGAGTACAGCAAAAGAATGTATCGAACAGGATGTATACCATGTATTTGGGTTTAGAGGAAAACGAGATATTTCTAAGAGAGAAGCAATGGTTAAAATAAGCCAAAGGTTAGCAAAGCAAGTATTTTTAACGCTAGATGATTTAAATGGCGTGGAGAAGGAAACGATGCTAGACGATCTTCGGAAATTAAGTAATGAGTATCCAAATGTAGCTGTTATTGATGACAGAACCTTGGCGATTAGACATGCACTAAAATTTTTAGATAACGGTGATGGTCTTATTGTTACAGGAAAAGGGTCTGAAAAATACAAGGATGATTACAAATTCCCTTCAGCAACAGACAAAGAAACAATTCTACAAGCAGCAGCAGAGATTAATTGA
- a CDS encoding DUF2533 family protein: MGVHKDLIKHAENQNKTYQEFLALDQQRESYIEEVVELCKIGEPFSTDKINEVTNKMNRINLRIIPTRKNVTVEMIHEYVKSLI; encoded by the coding sequence ATGGGTGTACATAAGGATTTAATTAAACATGCAGAAAATCAAAACAAAACGTATCAAGAATTTTTGGCACTAGATCAACAACGTGAAAGCTATATTGAGGAAGTTGTAGAGTTATGTAAAATTGGCGAACCCTTCTCCACGGATAAAATCAATGAAGTGACCAATAAAATGAATCGGATAAACCTGCGAATCATCCCAACGAGAAAAAACGTTACGGTTGAAATGATTCACGAATATGTAAAATCATTAATATAA
- a CDS encoding chromate transporter, whose amino-acid sequence MNQNHSNKRFKSLMEILFVSTRLGFTSFGGPVAHLGYFHEEYIRRRKWMDEKSYADLVALCQFLPGPASSQVGIGIGVMRAGLLGGIVSFIGFTLPSVIALILFALILKRFEIGDAGWIHGLKIVAVAVVAHAIIGMAQKLTPDLNRKAIALFALVGTLLWQTAFTQIGVIVISGMIGFQLYKQQSETKDSNIHFPISRVFGMICLSLFFGLLLLLPIFRELTSLDWIAMFDSFYRSGSLVFGGGHVVLPLLEREFVPTGWLSAEEFLAGYGAAQAVPGPLFTFAAYLGTVMNGWKGGIVATIAIFLPAFLLIVGTLPFWNTLRRNPKIGGALMGVNAAVVGILIAAFYLPIWVSAIITPLDFAFAAILFSMLVFWKLPPWIIVVTGAVGGSLLTLL is encoded by the coding sequence ATGAATCAAAATCATTCGAATAAAAGATTCAAGTCACTTATGGAGATTTTATTCGTTTCCACTAGACTTGGATTTACATCATTTGGAGGACCTGTCGCTCATCTAGGGTATTTTCATGAGGAATACATTCGGAGAAGAAAATGGATGGACGAAAAAAGCTATGCTGATTTAGTTGCTTTATGTCAGTTCTTACCTGGTCCAGCCAGTAGCCAAGTAGGCATTGGGATAGGTGTCATGCGAGCAGGATTATTAGGCGGAATTGTCTCCTTTATTGGTTTCACACTTCCCTCCGTTATCGCATTAATCCTATTTGCTCTTATTCTTAAGAGGTTTGAAATCGGCGACGCTGGATGGATTCATGGGTTAAAAATTGTTGCTGTAGCAGTCGTCGCCCATGCAATTATCGGAATGGCCCAAAAACTTACTCCAGATTTAAATAGAAAAGCAATTGCCTTATTTGCGTTAGTAGGCACGCTATTGTGGCAGACCGCTTTTACTCAAATTGGGGTTATTGTCATTTCAGGAATGATTGGCTTTCAACTGTATAAACAACAATCGGAAACCAAAGACTCAAACATCCATTTTCCTATTTCTCGCGTTTTTGGAATGATATGCTTATCCTTATTTTTTGGTTTACTTTTGCTTTTACCTATATTTAGAGAACTAACCTCTTTGGACTGGATTGCCATGTTTGACAGCTTTTATCGGTCAGGTTCATTGGTCTTTGGCGGTGGCCATGTCGTTTTACCTTTGCTTGAACGTGAATTTGTACCCACTGGTTGGCTTAGTGCGGAAGAATTCTTAGCAGGCTATGGTGCTGCACAAGCTGTACCTGGCCCGTTGTTCACATTTGCTGCCTACCTAGGTACAGTCATGAATGGTTGGAAAGGCGGAATAGTTGCGACTATAGCGATTTTCTTACCAGCTTTTCTCTTAATTGTAGGCACCTTACCATTTTGGAATACATTACGCCGAAATCCTAAAATTGGGGGTGCATTGATGGGTGTAAATGCAGCCGTTGTCGGGATATTAATTGCAGCATTCTACCTTCCTATTTGGGTAAGTGCCATAATAACTCCCCTTGACTTTGCTTTTGCTGCCATTCTATTTAGTATGCTAGTATTTTGGAAACTGCCCCCATGGATAATTGTTGTTACTGGAGCAGTCGGAGGGTCACTGCTTACCTTACTTTAA
- a CDS encoding VOC family protein, producing MMEKLLRVGTTYLPVTNVKLSSEWYVNKLGAELSYLDEDKAIVNFANQSFFLVKSIKNQNSNFYDIYGTERFSMTFEVNGLNALNAIYKDFIAKDMKVGEIEDRGHAGRNFVFYDLDDNMFDVWSELSPLFKKI from the coding sequence ATGATGGAAAAATTATTAAGGGTAGGAACAACCTATCTGCCTGTTACGAATGTCAAGCTTTCTTCAGAATGGTATGTCAATAAATTAGGTGCAGAATTAAGCTATCTAGATGAAGATAAAGCGATTGTTAATTTTGCAAACCAAAGTTTTTTTCTCGTTAAATCAATCAAAAATCAAAATTCCAACTTTTATGATATTTATGGTACTGAGAGGTTTTCCATGACATTTGAAGTAAATGGATTGAATGCTTTAAATGCGATTTACAAAGATTTTATCGCAAAAGATATGAAAGTGGGTGAAATCGAGGATAGGGGTCATGCAGGTAGAAACTTTGTCTTTTATGACCTAGATGATAATATGTTTGATGTCTGGAGTGAATTAAGTCCCTTATTTAAAAAGATTTAA
- a CDS encoding divergent PAP2 family protein has product MFLSAPILAALLGMLIAQFVKIPIHFIVSRELKWNLMFSTGGMPSSHTAMIISLTTVIGLMSGFHSNQFAICAVVSMIVMHDAMGVRRHAGYHAEILNTLLADFNRLIDTLKDPNLKKRESREKLKELLGHQPTEVFFGALTGIGIGIITYIFYPF; this is encoded by the coding sequence ATGTTTTTATCCGCGCCAATTTTAGCAGCTCTTTTAGGGATGTTGATCGCACAATTTGTAAAAATCCCCATTCACTTTATTGTTTCCAGAGAATTGAAATGGAATCTAATGTTTAGCACTGGCGGAATGCCAAGCTCACACACTGCCATGATTATTTCTTTAACAACTGTCATTGGTTTAATGTCAGGATTTCATTCAAATCAATTTGCCATTTGTGCGGTAGTTTCCATGATCGTTATGCATGATGCGATGGGGGTAAGAAGACATGCCGGATATCATGCAGAGATATTAAATACCTTGTTAGCAGATTTCAATCGTCTTATTGATACTCTTAAAGACCCAAATTTAAAGAAACGAGAGTCGAGAGAAAAATTAAAAGAGTTATTAGGACACCAGCCTACTGAAGTCTTTTTCGGTGCACTAACTGGGATTGGCATTGGTATTATTACATATATTTTTTATCCTTTTTAA
- a CDS encoding MFS transporter: MERWNSVQVWERNLWVLWIGVFFTSASFSMVIPFLPIFLLQIGVHEHTEIWSGVLFSAAFFAGAIASPFWGRVADKYGRKPLLIRAGLALFVVYTLTAFVTNPYQLLGLRITQGLLSGFIPGAIALIGTNTPNNKIGYSLSMISSASASGGILGPLLGGGIASLVGNRIAFGSAGLFALISTLLVIFLVTEENFTPSKERGSIRNDFKLALANRPFMLVIGLTAITACSVMTIEPILPLYIVELGGSSEHASLIAGIVFSLPGIASVIFAPFWGKWADKVGFQRVLFIGLMGGGLGSIAQILFSQIWGFSISRFIFGVFFCAVFPALNGLVVKTTAADFRGRAFGLNQTATQIGGMIGPIIGGVIGGFFPVQMVFIVTGILLLAAMGMAYINAKNLNRAKGTEVSHPKAE; the protein is encoded by the coding sequence ATTGAGAGATGGAACAGTGTACAGGTGTGGGAACGAAATTTATGGGTACTTTGGATAGGAGTTTTTTTTACTTCGGCTAGTTTTTCTATGGTCATCCCATTTTTACCCATTTTTTTACTTCAAATTGGTGTCCATGAGCACACAGAGATATGGTCAGGTGTGTTATTTAGCGCCGCATTTTTTGCGGGTGCAATTGCTTCACCTTTTTGGGGGAGGGTTGCTGATAAATACGGAAGAAAGCCCTTATTAATTAGAGCTGGATTAGCTCTCTTTGTTGTTTATACATTAACAGCTTTTGTCACCAATCCTTATCAACTGTTAGGATTACGAATTACTCAGGGGTTGTTAAGCGGATTTATACCTGGTGCGATTGCTTTGATAGGTACAAATACCCCTAATAATAAAATTGGATATTCTTTATCGATGATTTCTTCTGCTTCGGCGTCAGGAGGGATTCTTGGACCATTACTAGGGGGTGGAATTGCATCCTTGGTTGGCAATCGAATCGCATTTGGGAGTGCTGGATTATTTGCACTGATATCCACACTTCTTGTTATTTTTCTGGTTACGGAGGAAAATTTCACTCCAAGTAAGGAACGCGGATCGATTAGAAATGATTTTAAACTTGCGCTGGCCAACCGCCCGTTTATGCTTGTCATTGGGCTTACGGCAATTACTGCGTGTTCCGTTATGACGATTGAACCTATTCTTCCATTATATATTGTTGAACTTGGAGGTTCTTCTGAACATGCTTCGTTAATAGCGGGTATTGTATTCTCACTTCCCGGGATAGCAAGTGTCATATTTGCCCCTTTTTGGGGGAAATGGGCAGACAAAGTAGGCTTTCAGAGAGTGCTTTTCATTGGGTTAATGGGTGGTGGACTGGGTTCAATTGCTCAGATTCTCTTTAGCCAAATATGGGGGTTTTCGATTAGCCGTTTTATTTTTGGTGTGTTCTTCTGTGCCGTTTTCCCTGCCTTAAATGGTCTCGTAGTAAAGACAACAGCGGCGGATTTCCGTGGAAGAGCATTCGGTTTAAATCAAACCGCTACCCAAATAGGCGGTATGATTGGTCCAATCATCGGAGGGGTTATAGGAGGGTTTTTTCCGGTTCAAATGGTGTTTATCGTTACGGGAATCCTGCTTTTAGCAGCTATGGGTATGGCCTATATAAATGCCAAAAACCTTAATAGGGCAAAAGGGACAGAAGTATCACATCCGAAAGCAGAGTAG
- a CDS encoding TerC family protein → MEFLNEIVNSYGTFFSVDAFVKVFSEPANWGIIGTLIILEGLLSADNALVLAVMVKHLPEKQRKKALFYGIFGAYLFRILAIGIGVSLINIAWIKIVGGHYLLWIVFQNFVKSGDTEDGAKKVKMGFWRTILAVELLDIAFSIDSVIAAFGVSNQVWVLFMGGVLGILMMRGAAQLFLALIEKVPEFETTAFILIAIIGVKMIAGPFGFELNQAVFFSILITVFLGTFIVHAFRKNPGNPNV, encoded by the coding sequence ATGGAGTTCCTAAATGAAATAGTAAATAGTTATGGGACATTTTTTTCAGTTGATGCATTTGTAAAGGTGTTTTCTGAACCTGCAAACTGGGGAATAATTGGTACTCTTATCATACTTGAAGGGTTATTATCAGCGGATAACGCTCTAGTTTTAGCTGTTATGGTCAAACATCTACCAGAAAAGCAGCGAAAGAAAGCACTGTTCTATGGTATATTTGGTGCCTATCTATTTCGAATATTAGCGATAGGAATTGGGGTTTCTTTAATTAATATTGCTTGGATAAAAATAGTTGGCGGTCATTATCTTCTTTGGATTGTCTTTCAAAACTTTGTTAAGAGTGGGGATACAGAAGACGGAGCCAAGAAGGTTAAAATGGGATTCTGGCGAACGATTTTAGCAGTGGAATTATTGGATATCGCGTTCAGTATTGACAGTGTGATTGCAGCATTTGGGGTGTCGAATCAGGTGTGGGTTTTATTTATGGGTGGCGTATTAGGTATCCTTATGATGCGTGGGGCCGCACAATTATTCCTTGCACTAATTGAGAAAGTACCTGAATTTGAAACAACGGCGTTTATTTTAATTGCTATTATTGGTGTAAAAATGATTGCTGGTCCGTTCGGATTTGAACTGAATCAAGCAGTATTCTTTAGTATTTTAATCACAGTTTTCCTTGGGACATTTATCGTTCATGCATTCAGAAAAAATCCAGGTAATCCGAACGTCTAG
- a CDS encoding proline iminopeptidase-family hydrolase, translated as MNQEGFIEVNGGKVWYQIHNKNSKETPLIILHGGPGSSSFSLQGLSALAGDRPVILYDQLGCGRSDRPVDRSLWKIERFVEELAQIKAALKLEEVHILGHSWGTTLAAAYCLTKPNGVKSVIFSSPCLSAPLWEQDQARNIKKLPKEVQVTIKRCEENGTTNSAEFKEAIGEFNKRFVCLLDTEPDSEWLKQGSQYRNPEVYNIMWGPSEFSVRGNLKYFDCTDQLNEITCPTLYTCGRFDEATPESTEYFSSLTPNSKFHVFENSAHMAYFEEKEEYIKVMGDFLKSVDSI; from the coding sequence ATGAACCAAGAGGGATTTATCGAAGTTAACGGAGGCAAGGTTTGGTATCAAATACATAATAAGAATTCTAAGGAAACGCCGTTAATTATTTTACACGGCGGTCCAGGATCTTCTAGTTTTTCGCTGCAGGGACTTAGTGCCTTGGCTGGAGACCGTCCGGTTATTTTATATGATCAATTAGGTTGTGGCAGGTCGGATCGGCCAGTGGATAGGTCTTTATGGAAAATCGAACGATTTGTTGAAGAGCTTGCGCAAATAAAAGCAGCATTAAAACTTGAAGAAGTACATATTCTCGGTCACTCTTGGGGGACGACGCTAGCGGCAGCCTATTGTTTAACTAAGCCCAACGGTGTGAAAAGTGTTATTTTTTCAAGTCCATGTCTTAGTGCTCCACTATGGGAGCAAGACCAGGCAAGAAATATTAAAAAACTGCCGAAAGAAGTACAAGTAACCATTAAGCGTTGTGAAGAAAATGGGACGACCAATTCCGCGGAATTTAAAGAGGCAATTGGTGAGTTTAATAAACGATTTGTATGTCTGCTGGACACAGAACCGGACTCCGAATGGTTAAAACAAGGATCTCAGTATCGAAATCCGGAAGTTTACAATATTATGTGGGGTCCATCTGAATTTTCGGTGAGGGGAAATCTTAAGTATTTTGACTGCACTGACCAACTGAATGAAATCACTTGTCCAACCCTGTACACCTGTGGTCGTTTTGATGAGGCTACTCCGGAATCAACAGAGTATTTCAGCAGTCTTACACCTAATTCTAAGTTTCATGTGTTTGAAAACAGTGCCCACATGGCATATTTCGAGGAGAAAGAGGAGTATATAAAGGTAATGGGAGATTTTCTAAAATCAGTAGATTCTATATAG
- a CDS encoding GNAT family N-acetyltransferase, producing the protein MNIQKATVNELDSIVELFDMYRVFYEQKSDIKAAKLFLNERLRNEESIIFIAKDAENTVGFVQLYPVFSSVSMRRTWLLNDLYVRETNRGKGVGEKLIKTAIDFAKETGAKGVSLETGQENSSAQRLYEKIGFVRESNYFYYFSI; encoded by the coding sequence ATGAATATCCAAAAAGCAACCGTAAATGAACTAGATAGTATAGTAGAACTTTTTGATATGTACAGGGTATTTTATGAACAGAAATCTGATATTAAAGCCGCAAAGTTATTTTTAAATGAAAGGTTACGAAACGAGGAGTCTATTATTTTTATTGCCAAAGACGCCGAAAATACAGTGGGTTTCGTCCAACTTTATCCCGTCTTTTCATCAGTCAGTATGAGACGAACATGGCTCCTAAATGATTTATACGTAAGAGAAACAAATCGTGGCAAAGGTGTGGGAGAGAAATTAATTAAAACGGCGATTGATTTTGCGAAAGAAACAGGAGCAAAAGGGGTTTCTCTTGAAACAGGGCAGGAAAACTCATCGGCACAAAGACTCTATGAAAAAATTGGCTTTGTAAGAGAGTCAAATTATTTTTACTATTTTTCCATATAA